From Phragmites australis chromosome 5, lpPhrAust1.1, whole genome shotgun sequence, a single genomic window includes:
- the LOC133917548 gene encoding ARGOS-like protein: protein MPSPPWTARLGSRHKNDDPSTPRGFCANYLSVESRLLLALVTVLLLVLPLVLPPLPPPPMLLLLVPVAMLAVLLLLALTPSGSRNNVADPASYL from the coding sequence ATGCCGTCGCCGCCATGGACGGCTCGCCTCGGCAGCCGGCACAAGAACGATGACCCGAGCACGCCGAGGGGCTTCTGCGCCAATTACTTGTCCGTGGAGTCGCGCCTCCTGCTCGCCCTCGTAAccgtgctgctgctggtgctccCGCTCGTCCTGCCaccgctcccgccgccgccgatgctgCTGCTTCTCGTGCCGGTGGCAATGCTtgcggtgctgctgctgctggcacTCACGCCGTCAGGTAGCCGGAACAACGTCGCGGATCCGGCATCCTACTTGTAA